A window of the Cicer arietinum cultivar CDC Frontier isolate Library 1 chromosome 6, Cicar.CDCFrontier_v2.0, whole genome shotgun sequence genome harbors these coding sequences:
- the LOC101492333 gene encoding probable E3 ubiquitin-protein ligase RHB1A — MGGCCCCASKETVLSAPPAYYYYPRASEEHVPLSSHQGVPSAFSGRLLVDTNLDTSSPDTYRPPAAPIPFNVTFGATQTTPVAQEICCDKNNTSLLSSDSNSVQEPSGDDHGTSPKSEELKESDCKVQTDLELDSAKDSDIELSKLGEPINLVEEEDTCPICLEDYDAENPKLDTKCDHHFHLACILEWMERSETCPVCDQAMVFSPPH; from the exons ATGGGAGGTTGTTGCTGTTGTGCTTCCAAGGAGACTGTATTGAGCGCTCCACCTGCTTACTATTAT TACCCAAGAGCATCAGAGGAGCATGTTCCATTGTCCTCTCACCAGGGTGTTCCCTCTGCTTTCTCTGGAAGGCTATTGGTTGATACTAATCTAGATACTTCGAGTCCTGATACTTATAGACCACCTGCTGCTCCTATTCCTTTCAATGTGACGTTTGGTGCCACTCAGACTACACCTGTGGCTCAAGAAATTTGTTGCGACAAGAACAATACATCCTTGCTTTCTTCAGATTCTAACTCAGTTCAAGAACCATCCGGAGACGATCACGGAACCTCACCTAAGTCGGAAGAATTGAAGGAATCAGACTGCAAAGTTCAGACTGATTTAGAACTAGACTCAGCAAAGGATTCTGATATTGAACTTTCAAAGTTGGGAGAAcctataaatttagtagaagaggAAGATACGTGCCCAATATGTTTAGAAG ATTATGATGCTGAGAATCCAAAACTGGACACAAAATGTGACCATCATTTTCACCTTGCTTGCATTCTGGAATGGATGGAAAGAAGTGAAACTTGTCCTGTTTGTGATCAG GCTATGGTCTTCAGCCCTCCCCATTGA